ACGCCGCTCTGCTCGAATGGAAGGTCGAGAAGCAAGACAACGACTGGTGGTCCATCCGCGCCGAGTACGGCGATTCGCTGGCCTTCCAGAAAGTCGACTCTTTCACGCCGCCGCAATGGCCCGGCCAGGATGTACCGCAGCAGATGCACCTCGACTTCGTGGTCGACGACCTCGACGACGCCGAAGCAGCAGTGCTCGAGCTCGGCGCAACCAAGCACCAACACCAGCCGGGAACCACATTCCGGGTGTTCCTTGACCCGGCCGGTCATCCGTTGTGCCTCTGCCTCGGCTGACCGGACTGACGCAGACGTCATCAACGGCACGCGTCCGGTTAGGGATCCTCCAACGGGCAAGCTGTGCAGACGGCTTTGGACATTCTGTGCAGTCGACTTCGGAAACTGACAGCGGCGTTGCTGCTTCGGTAAAAGCGGTGTCCCGTAAGACCCGTCCGGTGAACTGTCCCGCGGGCGCTAAACGGCGCGCTCCTCAGCTGTGAGAAAACGACTGGATTGCCGTTCCATCGCTTGGTGAACCTTCATGGAGTGCCGAGGACCGGGCTGACCCTGCAAATTTCGGAGAGCTATTCGTTCAAAAGCTATTCGGTGGTCCACCAGTAGCAGGCGCAGTATGCGCGGCGGGCGGGCCCGATAGGGCTGACGGTGGAAGAACTCGACTTCGAGCACTTCCCCGGCAAGAACGGCTTCCCCGGGATCCCGGTGAAGGCGTGGATCCGATTCCTGAACTGCGCGGAGCTGGTGGACGGCGAGGTGTACGCCTGGACGGCCAAGGCCGCGGAAGTGACATGGAAGGACGGTCCGGTCACCTACCGGACCTGGGTGTGGAGTTCGGCGGTCACCCGCCGCGAAGATTTGAAGAGAAGGACCCTAGGAGAGCGTGCAGACCATGACAGCAACAGCCAATGAAACCGCCCTCGACGCTCCCGTGGTGGACGTTCGGTTCACCCCGGCCGGCAACCCGCTGGCCGTTCGGCATAACGGCCGGATATGGGCCGTCATGGCCGAGCCGGTGCACTGGTTCGCCCGGGACGCCTGGTGGGACACCCGGCGCACGGCTGCCGTGGGCAGCGGTGACCTTGTGAGCGTCGAATATTGGCGGGTTCAGGTTGGCCTCGGCTCAAACTCGGCCCTCCGGACGTTCACGCTGCGCCGCGACCCGCTCTCGACCCAGTGGGTCCTGGATAGCATCAGTGACTAGGCCACAGTGACCCCTCAAACCATCAGCGATCAAACCTGGGCCGGGATCCGGACCGAGTTCACGCTGCCGACCCTCGCGCAGGTGCACCGCCGGCTCTCGGAACTGATGGAAGACCCCGAGCCCGTGATGCAGCAGCTCGTCCGCGTCTTCATCGACGACGGCACCTTCTGCCCAGGATTCCAGTTCCTCCCCGGCGGGCAGCTCCAGCCAACCGTCACAGCGCTCTTCCGGCGAGCAATGGAGCTGGACATCCCGCACAACTACTTCACCCTCTGGATGGTCACCCCGTCCCGGGACCTTGCCAGGACCCGCCCCGTCGACCACCTGAAGACGGACCCCGCTCCCCTGATCCGTACGCTCGAATCCTTCCGCTGGCGCTAGCGCCGGCCCTTGACGGAACCGGCGGCGTGCGTAGCGTTGGCCCATGGGACTCATCTACGACAACCCGGACCTCGCGGCCCTGACACTGACGCGGCTCGCTGCCGAAGAATCCGAAGGCCCCGGCGCCCTGGAAGGGCGCATGCGTGACTACCTTTACGATCTCGAACAACGCAACGGCACCGCCTACCTCGAACTGGTGGCCATCACCCTCGCCCGGGTCCATCACAAGACCCTCGACGACCTGGCCCGGACCACCGGAGCTGACGCTGCAGAACTTCTCGACGCCGCGGAAGTCGAAGCTCTCGAGGGCTTCTAGGTTCGGACAGGAATAATAGACGGTCCTTCGGCGAAGCTGGCGCCGCACCCTACTCCAAGTGTCAGGGAGCGTACTGAACCTTATGCTCGTTGGCGTAGTCGGCCAAAGCGTCGCGCACGAATGCACGACCGTTCTTGTCCAGGCCCCGGTAGTCGACGTAGGTGTGCCCCGGAGTTGGTGGGTCCTGCTTTTGCACTTGGGAGTCATCAACCGCGTGAACCTGTTCCTGGCGGACTTCCCCAATCAGGACACCCCATGTACCCGCGGACGCTAGGCCGAGTACCTGAGTGTGAAAGTCGTGGGCACCTTCCGGGGTTTGACCGTTACCACGACTACAGGAAAGCCGCCTTTTGTCGGAGGAATTTGGCTGGAATGCTTGCTCGGTCACCCGGCCATTACCGTCGACATAGATCGGGTGTACCTGCCGCCAAAGGAACTCCGCATCATTGGTGCCGTCCGAAACCAATATTTCTCCCGGCTCCAAAATCGGGGGGATCGCAGCCATCGGCGTGAGAGAGCTGGGGCTGATGGTCAAGATACATACTCCTCAAAAAGCCGAATCAGCTGTTCCATGCCAACTGCCGTACTACTGCCTCGGTCCCGCCTGTTTTCCCTACTCGACCAACGGAATTCCAGTTCAGCGTTAGGGCCGATCGAAGTGACAAAGCGCTTGCCGCTCGAAACCCACTCCAACTGAACGCCGCCCTGGGGGGTCGGGAAGATGCTGGGGACCCCCTCTGTCCAAAGCGCGTCCTTCTGAAGGAGATCCCGCGCGAACTCCAAGCTGGGGGTCGAGATGGCTTCGCCGTCTTCTATCCAGTTGTCCTGCTCTCCCGTCTCAGCAACCGGTCGAGAACTGGCCAGCCCGCGACATCCAGCTGGGCAACCATGTCCGCGACTGCGGACGTAGCGGAAGCAGCATCAGTGATCTCCCACCAAGCATCCATGCCCGGGCCGCCCCGTGCGGATGTAGCCGCTCGCGATAGAGGCCAAGGGATTCGGTGACCGACTTGGGCATTCCAGGGCCCAACTTCACTCGACTCCAGCGAAGCCAAGGCTCGGGGGCGACTGCCAGGTTGATTACGCACTTTAGATGTTCCGCGGAACTAAAAGATGACGACTGCACGTTCACGACGGCCCAATCGCCTGAAGCCGTCGACTTTCGCCAGGTCGGATCTGTGCCTTTAAAGCCATAGCTCCGGGCGCAGGGACCGAGCACGTCTCGCAGCGCAATCTTGAGCGCTTCCTGAACTGTCATATAGGAACAATCGCATGCTCGTTCGGAAACACCCAGATCGCAGGAAGAGCAATGTCCGTGTGCCCTCTGGAGCCCTTACGGAACAGACTTGTATGAGCAGCTTTGTCGGCTCGCGCAATTTCACAGACATGTCCCGCTGAGGGATCGGCCATCCTCTTGCGGGCGGCGCCATGCGCCAAACAGCGCTGTGAAAACGCCCGCCATTTATCGTCGAAAGTCATAGCCCGGCACGTCGGCGATTCTTTTCGACACCCAAAGACACGGCGTGCGTGTCTTGAAAACCTGTAGTTTTTCGAGACACGGCAGCGCAGCCGTTGATGACCGCCGCCGTGAATGTCCA
This genomic interval from Micrococcaceae bacterium Sec5.7 contains the following:
- a CDS encoding VOC family protein, which gives rise to MAIARFPVVVLDCPDPKTLAEFYAALLEWKVEKQDNDWWSIRAEYGDSLAFQKVDSFTPPQWPGQDVPQQMHLDFVVDDLDDAEAAVLELGATKHQHQPGTTFRVFLDPAGHPLCLCLG